The Lycium barbarum isolate Lr01 chromosome 11, ASM1917538v2, whole genome shotgun sequence genome contains the following window.
CCATCCAGAATCAAAAGGTCCAACAAAGAGAGAACATACACTGCTACGAATGTGGTAAACTTGGACATATTAAATTAAAGTGTCCTAACAACaagaagaagaattccaaaacttcaacttggAGCGACGAGGATGAATCTGATAAAGAGAGTAATCACGGAGAAATGGCGTTCATGTGCTTCCTGGAAGGAAAAGAAACAGACAAAAATCACAGAACCTCTTCTTCGAGTGACGAGGAAGAAATCGATGAGGTATGCCATACTCCTATCATGACTTGTAATAATTGTGATGATTTGCAGGAAACTCTAGATCTAGCTTTGAAAGATTTGCAAAGAATTCTTGGTGCATTCAAGAAAGTCCAACGAGAAAAGAAAGACTTAGATATTCGACTTAAGGAATGTCAGACTAAATATGACTTACTTCAAGAAGAAAATTCTGAGTTGCACAAGCAAATGAAGACTTTGCACAAATCTTGTAGTCACCACTTTGATCAATGAAAGTCGACTCATCTCCTTAAGAACTACCAGTTTACTGAAAAGGGATCCACTAGTAGATGCCCTACTTCAACTAAGTCAACTCAGGTAAGGTTCAAGTCGACTAATAAGGAAACTGCAGGTGAACACTCTTATTCTCATATTACATGTCATTACTGTGGTAATTCTGGACATAAAGCATTTATGTGCAATTATGCTAGAAATCATGTAAGATCTAAATATGTTTGGAGACCCAAACACTTACATGCATCTCCAACTACACAATTTACTAACCATGAAGGACCCAAAAACACTTGGGTACCAAAAGCAAACTAATTTGTTTTGCAGGAATTCCTTGAGTCTAGCTATAAACAGAATGATTCATATTTGCATATAGGCTGATCAAGGAACAACATATGCTCTAAAGGTCATATGTATTCTACAATAATGAAGGAGCTAGAACATATGATGGTAAAGCTGAAATGATTGGTACTGAAGTTTATTCAAGTCTTTCTACTGCATTAGGTGATGTATATTGAGCCATTGATTTAAGCTTAGTCTGATAGTAGTCAACTGTAGATGGTTTGAGTCGACTAATTGCATCATGCTACTATTTTGTTGATACTGGTTATAACCTTGAACTAGAGTCTTTGAATGACTAGAATACATGGCTTGcacttttttaatatatatatatgttacaagTAATTAGGACAAGTAAGCATGCAATCGTTATTGATATTATACAAATTTAATTCACATATATGTGGGTATGAGATCATTCTTGAAGGAATCGCATGTATGATATTCTCTCTCTTGGTAAGAATAATAACTCCTCATTCAAAGCCCAAGAACGGTGTATAACTCGAGGCCTTCATAACCTCCTCATATGGACATATTCAAAATCTTGAAGGCAAGAGGTATGTATTCACAAGTTACATGAGTTATGATTTTGGTCTATCTTAACGAACTCTTTATATGAGATatgaaaaggaagaaaaatcatTTCTTGATTATTCTCATCCTTTTGGTTGCAAATGTCTATCGTCATGGTAAGGACCAAGTGGTAAAATTCATGGCATATTCTGTAATCTTTATTACTGATAATTCTTATGGCTTTTAAACAATTAGTTATAAAGATCTTTATGCACGTTCTCTTTAGACTAATGTTTGTTGAAGTGAAATTGAGCATGAAAATGAAGAGCGTACTCTGGACAACAAGCAAtcgattgatatgaatatgtatgtacaAGCTTAACCAGATATGAAACATTGAAATAAATGAAAGATTCCGGCAACGCAAGAATAGTTGAATGCAAATGGAGGAAATAACATATGGGAACTTATAGCCAAGGAAAATGATCTACAATTATGAATATTTAGATGAACCTCATGAAAATGGTAAGGTTGTAAGAACTAAGGGTAAACTTGTAGCCCAAGATTTCACAACAAGAAGATTTTACAAGGTATTCGAACTTGAGATGATTACGAGGGAGAATTAACATCCTTCTTCAAGTTTCAAATAATGCAAAGTTAGATGAGAAGTTTTTCAGCGAAGCCAAGTATTCAAAGGGAGTACTCAAGAGATTTTGTATGAAAAATTCATTGTACACGAATACTGTAGTAAGCTCATCATATCTCTCTCGCAAAGAAGAAAAACGGTAAGTACACAAATCAAAAGTGCCAAGGTATGATTAACTCTCTATTGTAATTCAATAATGATTAGATTTCGTGTTTAAGCCACCCTATTCTTTTATAAAAAGATTATTGAGATTTCTGGTTGGCACTcaaaaatttgatttttgtaTCCAAGAACTAACAGTTTTGATCTAGCGGGATACCCTCAGATGCAAACCTTGCAGGAGACAAAGTTGACTGGCATAAATCATGTTTTGATCATGTATATCATGAAGAGTCAAGAGCAAGGATTCGCAACTTTATCTAGCTGATAAAAGATTATATGGAAGCTTGGATTGAAGACATTGCATATTAAGATGCAGATATTTTCTCACTTTGAGGAAAGAAATTGATATGGCAATGAAGTACAAATTTATATCCTTTCATGATACAAATTGGTTCATTATTCTCTTAACTACTATATGTTTATCATTTGTGATTTTGCAAGACATTGAAAATATTTTTGAAGATTGAGTCAATCACAAATTTTCTAAAAATGGACTCAAAATATTTCCTACAGTGCTACATTTTTGTAAGACCAAAATATCTCACTTGTTCTGAATTGGTCTTTGGTCAACCCATTATAACTGTGCAATGACTTTGATATTGAATTAATGATTTAgacattttgatcaaaattaatTTTGGGTTACTTGAGATTCTACATGTGATAATTGTGATTTAAATATTTGTATGACTCTTAATGCTTATTAGTTCATATTGTAAACTAGATATGAGAATTTGAAATTATTTGTAAGTATATGCTCAAAAGTACTTTGGGAAAATTAAGCATCCTGTGAGTTTTTTGCTTTAAATCTTTGCTGAGGTGCAGCTATACGTTCCACCcttttgatgatgccaaaagggggagaAGTTTTCCTGTACAAAACGTTTGCTTTGTTAGTATTTTCAGACAGGAAATGCACAAGAAGAGCGATAAAGTATAAAGTGAGGGGGAGCCACTCCTTCAAGTTGTGCTTCAAGAATCAAGGAACATACATTCAGGGGGAGCTCACTAATTCGGGGAAGTTCACATCCTTCTTATCATCTTTGATTCTATCTTTTATTAGAATTGAAATTTTTGTACTCAATGGTTTGccatcatcaaaaagggagagATTGTTAGGTCTAAGGTTTCACctattaattttgatgataacaaaccaacataattattaataaaagaacatttacttgtggtaaatttatttttggtataGGTTTATTTGATGAAGAAGGATTTGGTGAAGATCTAATCAAATATGAAAAAGAAGATATTACGAGATGGAATTACGGAAGAAGATGTGGAAGAAAAAAACTTACTCAAATCAAGGTgcaagaattatggaaagaataTTTACTACGATCCTATGGAAGAAAAATATTCTAGAAAAGGAAAAGATCGAGATCAATTTGTTACTTAAGGAAGGTCCACAATCCATGGAGTATCAAGATATGCCAAAAGTCTTAAGTGCACAAAAGTGTTCATGTTCGGAGTGATCAAAGTCCAAATGCTAGAAGACGAATgtgattacattcaaattaatatAAATCAAGATCTAAGGTGAAATGAAGAGGATCTTGAAATTCTCTTTGGTTGCTTAAATAAGATCTCGTATTTGTACAAGCTAGAAGAAGAGTTCAGAGAAATTAATGGGAAGAATGttcattatgttggaaagaagatatTTTATAAAAGggaagagatattataaagatattcaaatttgaatatatttgctACAAGTTTGCAAGGAAGGTGATGGATTTTACACACTATTACGGAAAGAATATTGTGTAGATTTGGTAAATGTTACAAGCTTTTTTATGGAAATAAATTATATTTCCAGGATCTATGTACGGAAGGAAAGCGCCTATGGAATCAATAATTAGGCAGAAGATTTATACAaggtatgaaaatgaaaacatgCCTAGTCTATTGGACTCTTACACAGCAACAAGGAAAGGAATATGTTTAACATATGAATTGAAGGAAGACCTCATAAATGCTTCACGATTCATACGTTATGGAAGGATCTGCCAAATATCATCAAAGACTGAAGGAGGTCCAAATGGGTTATTTAAGGAATTAATTTATTCCCTGCAAACACCAAGAAGATTCATTAGACCAATTAAGGAAAAGATTTCTACAATCTTCAAGGAGCATGTGCTGCCTCATACAGTTGTGAAAAGAATTTACATCAAGGAGTAACGAGAAGCTACAACATGCACTAAAAggaaaagttcaagaaaatctTCAAAGAGAATATTCAGTCACGGTCATGCGAAATTAACTATCCAAGATTAGAAGACTACTACATTGGGAAGAGCAACGACTAGAAGGCCAAGTATAAAAGAGAAGACATCTGCAACAATTAGACTTACGCAGCCACTTATACTTTCGTCTCAACCTTCTCAAGTtctttgctctacttttcataagcattgtaatcttgagtgacttactgtgtaaacaaaaaagaggggaaagatatagtatagttggtgAGGCTTTATATTTAGAGGTTGTGTCATGTTCGTTTCTTtggtcaacaagtgaaaatcaaagAGTCGTTATTGGTGATTGAGTGAAAAACCAACTTTCTGCGTTGTTGGTGAACGTGTCAAAACCAACCCTTGTTCGTTGTTGGTGAGTGAGTGAAAACCAATCTTGTAAAAGTTGGTGGTGAACGAGGAAAACCACAAAGGCTGTACTCAACTCAAACTACAAAGAGCTGAAAGAAATGacctccttgcaacccaagggcactagattaggataccacattggttccgaaccagtataaaaattCCTTATGTCATATATTTTATTACTCTCATATTATATTCTGCACCGTTACTATTTATTGTGGTTTATACTTGTGCAAATCGAAGGACTAATAATTTTGTGCAGGCTGTCTCGCTATCAGTCGACTGACACCGAACAGTAGTTGGCTAGATTTTTTAACAggcttacaattcaccccccGCCCCTCTCGTACTTTCACGCCAGACACTCGTCAGATGACAAGTGTGATAcataaaacggaaaagggccaaaaatgtCCTTCATTCGCATATTTTGCTAAAAATATCTCTCCGCTTACTTTTGTGGCTTatgtataatttttttaattttttttttttttacatatcataTTGTTATTGGactaaattaatttttttcccctTCAATTAAACCCGTCCCAACCTAACATACTCTTCTTTattataaaatatacaaattatttTAATTGTTCATGACAAATTATTCTATTTGTTCACCAAAAAAACATCgagaaaaattattatttttatttattcaaGTACTTGTTCTGGGAACTGATTTGCTGAAGAAACAACTGAGAAGTTGAGATTCCAATCGAAATTGTAAGAAAGTTTGAGAAGAAAGCAACAACTAGAGCTAAGTTTTTTAAACTTCATTCTGTCGTTTTGTGGCAACAAATTGAGGTAGCTTAGCTTGCTTGGATAAATTTAGATTGTCAATTTGTCATCCTCGGATTTCTTATTTGTTAAAACTTAAAACGTCAATTTGTACCATTTTTCCACCTAAGGCACGCATCTTCTAGGATATTGCGGTAATAAAAAAACGAAAGGATAATTTCACTTTTTGTCTTCAATTGAATTCAATCAATTCAAATGTGATTgaattatatatattatattaattTAATTTAGAATTTTAATTAGAATataattaatttaaaattttcAAGAGAATATATAAATAAATTCAAAATTTTTATACTAAATTGGATTTTAAACATTTGAATTTTAATTACATTTCACCACCCATAAAGTGGTCTTAAATCTTAATTACAACTCGTTTAAAATAAAGtataaaattataaatttattgaataattattaataataaaattaatGAAGTTACTAATTTCTTAGCTTAATAAATGACTGTTACTGGTTTTAAGGTAACTCAAGCGAGGCAACAAATTGGGTCAATATGGTCTTAGTAGAGTCCAAGTTTTGATAGAGCTTTAATCGAGTAAGTTAAACTTTGATCTAAACCTTAACAAGCCAAACTAAAATACAAATAAGCTGAGTCGAGCCAAATAAGTGCTCAACTCTATGCCCTACCCTAATCATAATAGTTGGTGAAGAACATTTAGTCCTAGAAATTACGTACATTTGTATTTTTATTATATCCTCCTAAAATATAGAGAAAATTTACCAAGTTGATAACTGGGTAATTACATGAATTGGCAGTTCATAATCAATCTTGGCAATCTTGGCAATCTTCAACACGGATAGTTGAGCTTAATGATACATATGAACCAAATAGATACTCATTTCATTTCACACATAGGCCTTCTTCAAAAGTAGAAGAAAGATACAAAGCTTTAGTAATTTCTATTTTCTAACAATTTTGTGTGTGCTACAGTCAAAGGCCTTAAATAGCAAATTCTAACCTCTTTCATGTTCCTTAATTGGAAATCCAATTAAGATCCATTTTATATCATAAGAGTTCAAAAGTTGGCTACTGATGTTGTCTAATTTAAGGGGCAAGGCCAAAGGATGAAGCCGCCATTGGTATAACAACAAAacgttaggggtcgtttggtaggggAATTAGATGAGTTATCCCGATTTGAATTTGGGGTTAAATTTATCCCATGTTTGTTGAAGGTATGATTAGATGAAATCAGTAACAAAATCAAGACTATAGTATGGATAACTTATCCCATATAAAAAGTAGCATATTTTCATCTCTTTCTTCGGGTAGGGGGTGGATATCGGGATAGACAAACTCAAAAGGcaaagaaccaaaaaaaaaaaaaaaaaaaaaaaaagaacaatagTTGCTGCACATATGACCCAAAAAACAGAAATATAATTAAACAACTTTCTTATACTTTATTCATGACATAATAGTTGCACATATATCCAAACTATTAAGTTTGAAAATGCAAATACACATCTTTTTGCATGTAAGAATGAACAAACCTTATATGTAAACAATGACATCTCCAGTTTTTCCCCTTCGATATTCAAAGATTCAAATTAAAATAGTAATATTTTAGAAGGAAAAGTTGAGCATGTCCATGCTTAACTTCTCCATCATGAGAGTCTCCATAAAGCCACAACTATAATTTGGGGTGGCAATAGGCATCATCTTCTTATTGTAGGTTCCAAATTTTGGCTTAAGGGCACAGCTTGAAGAAATAGCCACAATTGGAATGTTGTCACAATTGCACATCTCAATCATATATCCATCTGGATCATGGAAAAATACTTGATCCACTTTGATCCCTTCTTCTTCTACCACTGCAGTCACATACCTCATTTCCATCTCATCTAACCTCTTCTTCACCAAATTAACATCAGTGCACTGctcaatacaaaaaaaaaaaaaaaaaaaaaaaaaccaaaaatagaaataaaatagTAGGATCAGCGTGTGGCTTAGTGATCGATAAAGTGGTCCGAGAGCCACGAGAACCCAAGGTTCCAATTCCAATAAAAGCAAAAAAATTAGTATAGTAGAGGATTTCTTCTAATCTGTCTAAGTGCAAGAGTTCATTTATACCaccattataaaaaataaaaagaaattgcaTATTCCTCTGTTCAATTTATATGGTCACGGTTGACTGAACAGAGAAAATTCATTAAAGAAAGATTTTCTAGGTTTTAATTTATATGCCAATGTTTGATTGGACAAAGataatttaaaaataaagacttttagCAAATAGCAAAAGTACCACAAAAACTAGTGGGACGAAACCCACGGCGCCAGGGCTCAAATTAAATTCTGCCAGAAGCAAAAAATGCTAGAAATGATTTCTTTCCATCTATCGAAGAGCAAGAGTTATGCAGTACTAGTGTTGCTGGGAAGCGACAAGTAACTAGCTAGAAGAATAGTTCAAGAGCACGCTAGCTAGCTCGAACACtacaattataaatatatatttttttaataaatttgcATACTCCCTTTCTATTTATCACTAATATTTTACCTGAAAGGAAATGTGGTTATCCTTTGGATTAATGGGTCGTGGTTCAACATCCAAGTTCTCCATGGCTTTATTCTCAAGCAAGTGAATCCCAATGCCATAATTGTACAGCCTTCAAAATTTCAAAGGCAAAATTTTATCAAACTCTTGCACAGATCAAAGTTTATTAATATGCATTAGTATTTAATCTCTTATGTCGAAAAGTTTATGAATATGCCTTAACATTAGCCCATGACAAATGTATTGTATTCCGAGGCGAACGGAGTATATAATCAACCGGTTCAACTGAATTTAGTATTTTTTTATAGGAAACACTTAAGTGTGTGTGTTTCATATTAAAAATACCGAATTCAGTTGAACccattaattaattatatactcCATTCGCCTCGGAATAAAATAAGAACCTAAAAATTAAAAGaatcaaatttaaattttgaatccacACTAACCAGGCTCCATGGAAATTGAAAGAAGAAGGGCGTTTGATAAGACAAAAGCCCAAGACATCTTCATAGAACCTCACAGAATTCCACACATCTTTCACCAACAAAGAAACATGGTTCAATGAAAGTAAAGGCAATGCTTGGTAACTCACTTCCTCAATCTCCATATTCATCTTAattatctctttttctttttctttcactaTATAACTGAATTCGTGTTTGGATGATCAGTTTAGGCTAGAGATGTTGCTTATTTATATTGCATGCAGGGGTTAGCTTCCATCCCACTACTTACAACTTATATAATAGGAACCTTCCTAGCAAATTCTTGTCATGAAGTACGTACAATAGGACAAACATT
Protein-coding sequences here:
- the LOC132617165 gene encoding glyoxylase I 4-like — its product is MNMEIEEVSYQALPLLSLNHVSLLVKDVWNSVRFYEDVLGFCLIKRPSSFNFHGAWLYNYGIGIHLLENKAMENLDVEPRPINPKDNHISFQCTDVNLVKKRLDEMEMRYVTAVVEEEGIKVDQVFFHDPDGYMIEMCNCDNIPIVAISSSCALKPKFGTYNKKMMPIATPNYSCGFMETLMMEKLSMDMLNFSF